A single Anaeromyxobacter diazotrophicus DNA region contains:
- the cysD gene encoding sulfate adenylyltransferase subunit CysD, producing MSTRPAAALTHLDWLEAEAIHVLREVAGQCAQPALLFSGGKDSVCLLRLAEKAFRPARFPFPLLHVDTGHNYPEVIAFRDRRAAELGERLIVRSVEDAIGAGKVVLAHPLESRNKYQSITLLDAIAEHGFDACIGGARRDEEKARAKERVFSFRDDLGQWDPKHQRPELWSLYNARIRRGEHIRAFPISNWTELDVWQYIARERLELPSIYFAHRRPVVRRGGALVPVTPLTPARPGERVEERSVRFRTVGDITCTAPVESAAATLEEIVAETAAATQTERGATRLDDQTSDASMEQRKKEGYF from the coding sequence GCCCCGCCGCTGCGCTCACCCACCTCGACTGGCTGGAGGCCGAGGCCATCCACGTCCTGCGCGAGGTCGCCGGCCAGTGCGCCCAGCCCGCCCTGCTCTTCTCGGGCGGCAAGGACTCGGTGTGCCTGCTCCGGCTCGCCGAGAAGGCGTTCCGGCCGGCGCGCTTCCCGTTCCCGCTCCTCCACGTCGACACCGGGCACAACTACCCCGAGGTGATCGCCTTCCGCGATCGCCGCGCGGCGGAGCTCGGGGAGCGGCTCATCGTGCGCTCGGTGGAGGACGCGATCGGCGCCGGCAAGGTGGTGCTGGCCCACCCGCTCGAGTCGCGCAACAAGTACCAGTCGATCACGCTCCTCGACGCGATCGCCGAGCACGGCTTCGACGCGTGCATCGGCGGCGCGCGGCGCGACGAGGAGAAGGCGCGCGCGAAGGAGCGCGTCTTCTCCTTCCGCGACGACCTGGGCCAGTGGGACCCGAAGCACCAGCGGCCGGAGCTGTGGAGCCTGTACAACGCGCGCATCCGGCGCGGCGAGCACATCCGCGCCTTCCCCATCTCGAACTGGACCGAGCTCGACGTGTGGCAGTACATCGCGCGCGAGCGCCTGGAGCTGCCGTCGATCTACTTCGCGCACCGCCGCCCGGTGGTCCGCCGCGGCGGCGCGCTCGTCCCGGTGACCCCGCTCACGCCGGCGCGCCCCGGCGAGCGCGTCGAGGAGCGCTCGGTCCGGTTCCGCACGGTCGGGGACATCACCTGCACCGCGCCGGTCGAGTCGGCGGCCGCGACCCTCGAGGAGATCGTGGCCGAGACCGCCGCCGCCACCCAGACCGAGCGCGGCGCGACCCGGCTCGACGACCAGACGTCCGACGCCTCGATGGAGCAGCGCAAGAAGGAGGGGTACTTCTAG